A stretch of the Ptychodera flava strain L36383 chromosome 18, AS_Pfla_20210202, whole genome shotgun sequence genome encodes the following:
- the LOC139117114 gene encoding sperm receptor for egg jelly-like gives MDTKFIISCRGFNSEEKPLSYEYYSSTHDPSNSNPGALDDMAHQLLYYSPDGVTPELSLPMGRADTDYLVTIQVDVIDAIGAKVSDYLQVQVLPPTESKLESVLDSFKVNEANELDALLDKGDIQAAVQYVSVLTAALNNEDITSKTDGLGTESPLTEEKLEQKKAIRKEVRSALVNKIATVKVRNLEIMKETSSALSQVVEKDVTPDAQLTASMAFDGMTNILKEQSKEVASPEDVEEVARHLLTGVSKLMKAASDDATDFFEELEMDSDAWNEFMMARQSALVAMLPVIAIPSPTPTADILIKPEPRHHKASIQSPG, from the exons ATGGACACAAAGTTCATAATCAGCTGTAGAG GCTTTAACTCTGAAGAAAAACCACTTTCCTATGAGTATTACAGCAGCACTCATGATCCATCAAATTCAAACCCTGGTGCCCTGGATGATATGGCACATCAGCTGCTTTACTACAGTCCAGACGGTGTAACTCCTGAACTGTCATTACCGATGGGCAGGGCAGATACGGACTACCTGGTGACAATTCAAGTAGATGTCATCGATGCAATTGGTGCTAAAGTGTCAGATTATCTCCAAGTACAG GTTTTACCACCTACAGAAAGCAAACTGGAATCCGTGCTTGATTCATTCAAAGTGAACGAAGCCAATGAGTTAGATGCACTGCTGGACAAAGGAGACATACAGGCAGCTGTTCAGTATGTCAGTGTCCTGACAGCGGCATTGAACAATGAAGACATCACATCAAAGACTGATGGGCTTGGCACTGAAAGCCCTCTCACTGAAGAGAAACtggaacaaaagaaagccaTCAGAAAAGAG GTCAGGAGTGCATTGGTGAACAAGATTGCTACAGTTAAAGTCCGAAACTTGGAAATCATGAAGGAAACCTCATCTGCTCTCTCTCAAGTAGTTGAGAAAGATGTGACTCCCGATGCCCAG TTGACAGCTAGCATGGCATTTGACGGCATGACAAACATCTTAAAAGAACAAAGCAAGGAagtggcttctccagaagatgTAGAGGAAGTGGCAAGGCACCTCCTTACAG GAGTTTCAAAACTAATGAAAGCTGCCTCAGATGATGCCACTGATTTCTTCGAGGAGTTAGAAATGGATTCAGATGCGTGGAATGAATTCATGATGGCAAGACAGTCAGCTCTTGTAGCAATGCTTCCTGTTATTGCCATCCCATCACCAACACCTACAGCTGACATCCTGATCAAACCAG AGCCGAGACATCACAAAGCAAGTATTCAAAGTCCTGGATGA
- the LOC139117113 gene encoding uncharacterized protein, with amino-acid sequence MTDDLEMLIPRNDSGSLNVEMMTNVPDMMMMMLIFNTTESYTSVHIKIHPANESIAVDAFLRFGFPPTPDQYDVKVRLPQSAGSLPQKLFNETYNTTADPYVWFVDEHVLSAVGSYYVGVWPSGVDEGSVSIINSTTAGSNEDFDVHIYTARCLYWSELFEQWFPSGCKVGGMTTSAYTHCQCNHLTAFGGNFYIPANDLISFDYVMTEAALEDSPILAAIVGGILALYVMFAVAAIRVDIKHQKQIRPDVKVKKGEKDSSYIYLITVFTGIHHRAGTTSKVCVQLLGNQYSSKPISLTSESRQEFQDGSIDTFLTDTFTSLGVLQFVRVWHNCSGFTPEWFLSRLMVEDVQTGRSWYFLCNEWHREKDSPKTYRALMFEEAVLNRHLFVFTSFSDLCKRHLTMLAFVTRSVRSKLTCLESLTCLFAFVFFSMLVTSVFLYGAQEDPSEQQTLQEFQFSVDAIINGVLCAVIALPIHWLLAFLFGCSEPITFWKNKVFFKSSKLTKSGVKKQQSLQEVKVEGMYTEQPEKLTESGDVVPAINISEAIDDTVSSTRKHNKKDGDKFTSYSDWETISSDVQSSDAEGEVELKTESYVRGDSLYAEPEEVTLKIPTLEQPGAHKTRDQRRQRRFSLQTPVSGDERLAQKYLGRQAMKKSRSLSGPRHDHETQKTKNTLQYQRFMILTLLQVQEANISTTVEMVTNHHQDIDMADQGQHIDPIADTGQLQATGIGDSNPLTDLTVVMAHPVVTDGGSTAVMKRQAIAIATGEVEEICIVGAVTATIVVIAVGMATDVRLPHHITTGLKCQQQKRHHHLHQDIIPDAAAATTKTIKHTDAGLQVDIVQIMTIISITRATIITAAQEVLRKEMMKMVNTAEHTIVIIIIIDITDMGTIHLAIAVITATTVDTGIMGDTDTISAKMSKVLIKQKQETGLKVKQALRS; translated from the exons ATGACAGATGACCTTGAGATGTTGATACCACGAAACGACAGTGGGTCATTAAACGTTGAGATGATGACAAATGTACcagatatgatgatgatgatgttaatCTTCAATACAACAGAGTCTTACACATCTGTTCACATTAAGATACACCCTGCTAATGAGTCCATAGCAGTTGATGCTTTCTTGAGGTTTGGGTTTCCGCCAACCCCCGACCAGTATGATGTCAAAGTTCGATTACCTCAGTCTGCAGGTAGCCTACCACAGAAACTGTTCAATGAAACCTACAACACAACAGCAGATCCGTACGTGTGGTTTGTCGATGAGCATGTGTTAAGCGCTGTCGGGTCCTACTATGTGGGTGTTTGGCCCTCTGGAGTTGATGAAGGGTCCGTTTCAATCATCAACAGCACCACAGCTGGATCTAATGAGGACTTTGATGTACACATCTACACTGCCCGTTGTCTGTATTGGTCAGAGCTCTTTGAGCAGTGGTTTCCCAGTGGTTGCAAG GTGGGTGGAATGACAACGTCTGCCTACACCCATTGTCAGTGCAATCATCTCACTGCCTTTGGGGGTAACTTCTACATACCAGCCAACGACCTGATCTCATTTGATTACGTCATGACCGAAGCTGCGCTTGAAGATAGTCCCATCCTGGCAGCCATAGTAGGAGGCATTCTAGCTCTGTATGTAATGTTTGCAGTGGCAGCCATCAGGGTGGACATAAAACATCAGAAACAG ATAAGACCTGATGTCAAAGTCAAGAAGGGAGAGAAAGATTCTAGTTACATTTATCTCATCACTGTCTTCACTGGTATTCATCACAGAGCTGGGACGACATCAAAG GTCTGTGTACAGCTATTAGGAAATCAGTACAGCAGCAAACCAATCAGTCTGACAAGTGAAAGCAGACAAGAGTTCCAAGATGGCAGTATTGATACATTTCTGACTGACACCTTCACAAGTCTTGGAGTCCTGCAGTTTGTCAGAGTATGGCACAATTGTAGTGGATTCACACCAGAATG GTTCTTGAGTAGATTGATGGTTGAAGATGTCCAAACAGGGCGGTCATGGTACTTCCTGTGCAATGAGTGGCACAGAGAGAAAGACTCGCCAAAAACCTACCGGGCGTTAATGTTTGAAGAAGCTGTTCTCAACAGACATCTGTTCGTCTTCACTTCTTTTTCTGACCTCTGCAAAAGACACCTGACAATGCTGGCGTTTGTCACAAGGAGCGTGAGGAGCAAGCTGACGTGCCTTGAAAGCCTGACGTGCTTGTTTGCATTTGTCTTCTTTTCAATGTTGGTGACTTCAGTTTTTCTGTACGGAGCACAGGAAGACCCTTCAGAGCAGCAGACTCTACAGGAATTCCAGTTCAGTGTGGATGCAATCATCAATGGTGTTCTCTGCGCCGTCATAGCCCTCCCAATCCATTGGCTACTGGCGTTTCTGTTCGGATGTTCTGAACCAATCACTTTTTGGAAGAACAAggtttttttcaaatcttcCAAGTTGACAAAGTCAGGTGTCAAGAAGCAGCAATCCCTCCAGGAGGTGAAAGTTGAAGGCATGTACACCGAGCAACCAGAGAAGTTGACTGAATCTGGTGATGTAGTCCCAGCCATCAACATTTCAGAAGCCATTGATGATACTGTGTCTTCAACAAGGAAGCATAACAAAAAGGATGGTGATAAGTTTACTTCCTACAGTGATTGGGAAACTATATCTTCTGACGTGCAGTCTTCGGATGCAGAAGGGGAGGTCGAATTAAAAACTGAGAGTTACGTGAGAGGAGACTCTCTGTACGCAGAACCAGAAGAAGTCACCCTGAAAATACCCACTCTTGAGCAGCCTGGTGCTCATAAGACACGGGACCAGCGCAGACAACGCAGATTTTCATTGCAAACTCCCGTTAGCGGAGATGAGAGACTGGCCCAGAAATATCTAGGTAGGCAGGCAATGAAGAAAAGCCGTTCTCTGTCTGGTCCTCGACATGACCACGAAACACAAAAGACAAAGAATACTTTGCAATACCAGAGGTTCATGATACTGACTTTGCTGCAGGTTCAGGAAGCAAACATAAGCACCACAGTCGAGATGGTCACAAATCATCATCAAGACATCGACATGGCAGATCAGGGTCAACACATAGATCCCATAGCCGACACAGGTCAGCTTCAAGCCACAGGCATAGGAGACAGCAATCCTCTCACAGATCTCACAGTCGTCATGGCTCATCCAGTCGTCACAGACGGAGGGAGCACAGCAGTGATGAAGAGACAGGCCATCGCCATAGCCACAGGAGAAGTAGAAGAGATCTGCATCGTAGGAGCAGTCACCGCCACCATCGTAGTCATAGCAGTCGGCATGGCCACAGACGTTCGTCTTCCCCATCACATCACAACAGGCTTGAAGTGCCAGCAACAGAAGCGCCATCATCATCTCCATCAAGACATCATTCCCGACGCCGCAGCAGCCACCACAAAGACGATAAAACACACAGACGCAGGACTTCAAGTCGACATCGTACAGATCATGACCATCATAAGCATCACAAGGGCCACCATCATCACAGCCGCTCAAGAAGTCCTGAGGAAGGAGATGATGAAGATGGTAAACACAGCAGAGCAcaccatcgtcatcatcatcatcatagacATCACAGACATGGGCACCATTCACCTGGCCATCGCCGTCATCACCGCCACCACAGTCGACACAGGCATCATGGGAGACACAGACACCATAAGCGCAAAGATGTCAAAGGTGTTGATAAAGCAAAAGCAAGAGACTGGCCTAAAGGTAAAGCAAGCCCTTCGTTCCTGA
- the LOC139117652 gene encoding polycystin-2-like protein 1, protein MIKSGLVKAKYLWSMSQMKRETRLRKRVKVVTRWVFALLFFTLTILIAYGQRDSSAFYMRQSLYHSVVNGTALGQKSQPFEKIQTAHDYWRWSKLVLLPTLYSMGSEDTDQFLLIGRPRLRQLRVNASDGDCDYEDVNDKKYCETGYSEETEDKTQYLWGWEPMPEYYSLEQTKGYRYYMAASLGENGEFHGKFATYSGGGYVVDLTGDYASDVFQVQELEEAEWIDAYTRAVFLECVVFSVQSRLVYVVTLLAEMAPTGSFFPSVEMKLLSMYSKDDSLTDMIFIIALAAIIVLMIFLKLTRAMDQGHKYLKDFSHVVDAICMAVSLAVIALYFFYGMMLQEAKTQPKNIYMLRNSSYMEEQYVITLAVLVFCASLKIMNMFSTLGYFKVLLAVCRATVKQVLKSTLMFVFVFFTFVHAGFMLYNETDEELYTLDSAFQTILFYPLGGSRQMDSQKKSAGVDILFMFYVVLQGMMVFLVFYTVTMHTYSPTKLLFPAKDFADTGEMSAACKRYLKKLARWGRVQRMREQMARQMRRMRHRRNQLVLPSPLPKLERHNKQLDRMLRNTLQENQLLFQNLDAVRDEMKRQVFGKR, encoded by the exons ATGATCAAGTCAGGACTCGTCAAAGCAAAGTACTTGTGGAGTATGTCTCAGATGAAGAGAGAAACAAGGCTGAGAAAGAGGGTGAAGGTTGTTACAAGATGGGTATTTGCTCTATTGTTCTTCACGTTGACCATATTAATTGCTTACGGACAGAGAGATTCATCTGCCTTCTACATGCGCCAGTCTCTGTACCATTCTGTTGTCAATGGAACAGCTTTAGGGCAGAAATCTCAACCATTTGAGAAG ATTCAAACAGCACATGATTATTGGAGATGGAGCAAGTTGGTTCTACTGCCAACTTTGTACTCCATGGGTTCTGAAGACACTGATCAGTTTCTTCTGATTGGCAGACCAAGACTCAGACAGCTCAGGGTCAATGCCTCAGATG GTGACTGTGACTATGAAGACGTGAATGACAAGAAATACTGCGAAACAGGGTACTCAGAAGAAACTGAAGACAAAACCCAGTACCTGTGGGGATGGGAACCCATGCCGGAATACTACTCCTTGGAACAGACCAAGGGCTACAGGTATTACATGGCAGCATCACTCGGAGAGAATGGAGAGTTTCATGGAAAATTTGCTACCTACAGTGGTGGAGGCTATGTCGTTGACCTTACCGGTGACTATGCAAGTGATGTTTTTCAAGTACAGGAGCTTGAAGAGGCTGAGTGGATAGACGCTTACACTAGGGCGGTATTTTTGGAATGCGTGGTCTTCAGTGTTCAGTCAAGGCTTGTGTATGTGGTTACCCTGTTGGCTGAGATGGCGCCCACTGGAAGTTTCTTCCCATCCGTAGAGATGAAGCTCCTTTCAATGTATAGTAAAGATGATAGTCTTACTGACATGATTTTCATAATCGCTTTGGCAGCCATCATTGTTCTCATGATCTTCCTGAAGCTGACGAGAGCCATGGATCAGGGTCACAAGTACTTGAAGGATTTCTCACATGTGGTAGATGCTATTTGTATGGCTGTCTCCTTGGCAGTGATTGCGTTGTACTTCTTCTATGGCATGATGCTGCAAGAAGCAAAGACTCAACCAAAGAACATATACATGCTGAGAAACAGCTCCTACATGGAGGAACAATATGTCATCACTCTGGCGGTCCTGGTCTTCTGCGCGTCGTTGAAGATAATGAACATGTTTTCAACACTGGGCTACTTCAAAGTCCTGCTGGCAGTGTGCAGAGCAACCGTGAAACAGGTCCTCAAATCAACGCTGATGTTTGTCTTCGTCTTCTTCACTTTCGTTCATGCAGGATTCATGTTGTATAACGAAACTGATGAAGAACTGTACACTCTTGATTCAGCATTCCAAACAATACTTTTCTATCCACTGGGAGGATCTCGCCAGATGGACAGTCAGAAGAAGTCAGCCGGCGTGGATATCCTCTTTATGTTTTATGTAGTACTGCAGGGTATGATGGTTTTCCTGGTGTTCTATACTGTCACCATGCACACATATTCCCCAACCAAACTCCTTTTCCCGGCAAAGGACTTCGCTGACACTGGGGAAATGTCGGCTGCTTGCAAGAGATACTTAAAGAAGCTGGCACGGTGGGGCAGAGTGCAGAGAATGAGGGAACAGATGGCGAGGCAAATGCGGAGGATGAGGCACCGAAGGAACCAGCTGGTCTTACCATCGCCTCTGCCAAAGCTGGAGAGACACAACAAACAGCTGGACAGAATGCTACGAAACACTCTGCAAGAAAACCAGCTGCTATTTCAGAATTTGGACGCTGTCCGAGATGAAATGAAAAGACAGGTATTTGGAAAGCGTTGA
- the LOC139117115 gene encoding FAST kinase domain-containing protein 1, mitochondrial-like — translation MGTRMLLKKGQLLLNQWQSLRALPANVRPMQRFLFSAQIDCNQPLHLQSVSCTDAVTSEDGGGGSETIAEADPVTEQILKAEDERAIFGVIATSRQELTNIHVSAAIDGLWELQKRKMDSARELNEIVKQPEFSHLCEAVERNFPEFDNESLIKMLYAILRLQRDPSSSTVQQLVMESSRRIPKLEFAELSRFGVCLHDMELFASPVKGQLLRRLQEKLDEMTNIREFSNLMYVLINISSQAFQIKLVNKAMELLNSDDCTPSARDIRRIMRALTFVQICHKPLLQKCAEVLLEMVEDIEADDLCIIYHHHVILGFEHKELKSAILKRFTEIYPGVTCARTLAKIFEILAPEVSSDVKLHLEDMVCDMIPDMPLTSVSRVAHGLRKMNYRSVPILKKVSRHLQEKTAGADVELVTSIAKNLIHLNYRDDKLETLLGKQLVHGLKKCISPHEVSNIVNTLAHLNISHPDNLILNRVENMMHQFNVAEVNRVSMAVTKILQCEQKTQGCRAKYVNLLNKLSRKVVDKLDEIRSIYLFNDVMETVAVEGLDLSLIDELMQHYNKILHKMTPKAAVEVSQIISKMRYLQKPLLDTVAEVVVKQPHSVGFLNIYRILLPFSILNYQPPNSERFLRTCVEKFERSLDRYDPNFLIKIADALALQQKFPSKIIERLFSLEFLTKMDKVLEEMPADQYELCRFKLMQLNRAVRIECPETRIPWFHDDYCEEILKRRSHFSQPKMLLEAQSILSEVVGGAQFMRSWVVTPYYYSIDFECVLDADNTPLVCADYGSFLNKSGKMSSQVLADLMQWGSKKKELPPGAQRVAIDFLAPRHYCVNSRHPLGYTEMKKRHLEIIGYKYVRIPPYEWFSMRLATREDYKNYLREKILGSDDMLPSSKPKKSVLEILSSFKIRS, via the exons ATGGGCACTAGAATGTTATTGAAGAAGGGTCAGTTGTTACTGAACCAGTGGCAGTCACTCAGGGCATTACCTGCAAATGTCAGACCGATGCAGCGATTTCTGTTCAGTGCGCAGATTGACTGCAATCAACCACTCCATCTACAAAGTGTCTCTTGCACAGATGCCGTCACATCAGAAGATGGAGGAGGGGGGAGTGAGACCATTGCTGAGGCGGATCCCGTTACTGAACAGATTCTTAAAGCAGAGGATGAGAGAGCGATCTTTGGTGTAATAGCCACCAGCAGACAAGAGCTGACAAACATACATGTTTCGGCTGCCATTGATGGGCTGTGGGAATTACAGAAGCGAAAGATGGACAGTGCAAGAGAACTGAATGAAATAGTGAAACAGCCCGAGTTCAGCCACCTCTGTGAGGCAGTTGAGAGGAACTTTCCTGAGTTTGATAATGAATCCCTGATCAAAATGCTCTATGCTATTCTACGTCTGCAGAGGGATCCTTCCAGTAGCACTGTTCAGCAGCTTGTCATGGAAAGCAGTAGACGAATTCCAAAATTAGAGTTCGCCGAACTGTCAAGATTTGGCGTTTGCCTCCATGATATGGAGCTTTTTGCAAGCCCGGTCAAGGGCCAGCTGCTCAGAAGATTGCAAGAAAAGCTGGATGAGATGACAAATATTAGGGAATTCTCTAATTTGATGTATGTTTTGATTAATATCAGCTCTCAGGCTTTTCAAATCAAACTTGTGAACAAAGCTATGGAGTTGTTAAATTCTGACGATTGTACACCAAGCGCCCGGGATATTCGGAGGATCATGAGAGCACTGACCTTTGTTCAGATTTGTCACAAACCTCTACTTCAGAAGTGTGCAGAGGTCTTGCTGGAAATGGTAGAAGACATAGAAGCAGATGATCTTTGCATTATTTATCACCACCATGTAATACTCGGTTTTGAACACAAGGAACTGAAAAGTGCCATCTTGAAGAGATTCACCGAAATATACCCAGGTGTCACCTGTGCACGGACGTTGGcgaagatatttgaaattcttgcCCCTGAAGTTTCATCAGATGTGAAACTCCATCTGGAGGATATGGTCTGTGATATGATTCCTGACATGCCCCTGACTTCGGTATCAAGGGTGGCACATGGTCTGAGGAAAATGAACTACAGATCAGTGCCCATTCTCAAGAAGGTTTCAAGACACCTGCAAGAGAAGACAGCAGGCGCTGATGTTGAGCTTGTCACCAGCATTGCGAAGAACCTGATTCATTTGAATTACCGAGATGACAAGCTTGAAACTCTGCTGGGCAAGCAACTAGTCCATGGTCTGAAGAAATGCATAAGTCCTCATGAAGTGAGCAACATTGTCAATACACTGGCTCATCTGAATATTTCACATCCGGACAACCTGATTCTGAATCGAGTTGAAAACATGATGCATCAGTTCAACGTGGCGGAAGTCAACAGAGTCTCCATggctgtgacaaaaatattgcaatgtgaacaGAAAACCCAAGGCTGCCGCGCAAAGTATGTTAACTTATTGAACAAGCTTAGTCGCAAAGTTGTGGACAAACTTGATGAAATCCGGAGCATATATCTGTTCAATGATGTCATGGAGACTGTCGCAGTTGAGGGCTTGGATTTGTCCCTCATTGATGAACTTATGCAGCACTACAACAAAATTCTACATAAGATGACACCAAAGGCAGCAGTTGAGGTCTCACAGATTATCTCAAAGATGCGATATCTGCAGAAACCACTCCTTGACACTGTCGCAGAAGTGGTCGTCAAGCAACCGCACAGTGTTGGCTTTCTCAATATATATCGCATCctcctgccattttcaattcTCAACTACCAGCCGCCAAACTCAGAGAGATTTCTCAGGACGTGTGTGGAGAAGTTTGAACGATCTCTAGATCGGTACGATCCCAATTTCCtcatcaaaattgcagatgCCCTTGCCCTGCAACAAAAGTTCCCTTCCAAAATCATTGAACGATTGTTCAGCCTGGAATTCCTAACAAAAATGGATAAAGTCTTGGAAG AGATGCCGGCTGACCAATATGAATTGTGTCGATTCAAACTAATGCAGCTGAACAGAGCCGTGAGAATTGAATGTCCGGAGACTAGAATACCGTGGTTTCATGATGACTACTGCGAAGAGATTCTCAAGAGAC GGTCACATTTCAGTCAACCGAAGATGTTATTAGAGGCACAGAGCATACTCAGTGAAGTGGTTGGTGGAGCACAATTCATGAGGTCATGGGTTGTCACCCCGTACTACTATAGCATTG ACTTTGAGTGTGTCTTGGACGCTGACAACACACCGTTGGTGTGTGCTGACTATGGAAGCTTTCTCAACAAGTCTGGAAAGATGTCAAGCCAGGTCTTGGCTGACCTCATGCAGTGGGGATCAAAGAAGAAAGAACTGCCTCCTGGTGCACAAAG GGTGGCTATAGATTTCCTGGCACCGAGGCACTACTGTGTCAACTCAAGACATCCTTTGGGATACACAGAAATGAAGAAACGACACTTGGAAATCATTGGCTACAAATACGTCCGT ATTCCTCCATATGAGTGGTTCTCCATGAGGCTTGCAACGAGAGAAGATTACAAGAACTACCTACGTGAGAAGATATTGGGTAGCGATGATATGTTACCCAGCAGCAAACCAAAGAAATCAGTGCTTGAAATACTGTCATCGTTCAAAATTAGATCTTAA